The proteins below are encoded in one region of Mya arenaria isolate MELC-2E11 chromosome 15, ASM2691426v1:
- the LOC128219971 gene encoding 17-beta-hydroxysteroid dehydrogenase 14-like translates to MASVGRFQDKVVIVTGGCNGMGKGIVTVFRENGGKVVIWDIDDETGKSMTSDVQFFIHCDMTKEKDIKSAVEQTVTKYGSVHCLVNNAGWHPPNHTIDEYSADEMRKLMDLNFVAYFLAAKYTLPFLRKTKGTIVNIASTAGTYGARLATAYCASKAAISGFTRALALDEALNGVRVNAVVPGSTNTPLLHSFVHSEDDKREMEDMSVLRRLGEPEEIGHVCLFLATDATFVIGQEIHSTGGMGVGELYQYRK, encoded by the exons ATGGCCTCTGTAGGACGTTTTCAGGATAAAGTTGTCATAGTTACGGGTGGATGCAATGGCATGGGAAAAGGAATTGTTACGGTGTTTC GTGAAAATGGCGGAAAGGTTGTTATCTGGGATATTGATG ACGAGACCGGGAAATCAATGACCAGCGATGTACAGTTCTTCATCCACTGTGACATGACGAAAGAAAAAGACATTAAG AGTGCGGTCGAGCAAACAGTGACAAAGTATGGCAGTGTCCACTGCCTCGTAAACAACGCTGGATGGC acCCACCTAACCACACCATAGACGAGTATTCAGCTGATGAAATGCGCAAGCTCATGGACCTTAACTTTGTCGCATATTTTCTAGCTGCAAAG TACACACTTCCTTTTCTACGGAAGACAAAAGGGACCATCGTCAACATTGCCAGCACAGCTGGCACGTATGGTGCACGCCTTGCAACAGCCTATTGTGCTTCAAAG GCGGCTATATCTGGATTTACTCGTGCACTGGCTCTGGACGAGGCGTTGAACGGGGTGAGGGTGAACGC GGTGGTGCCGGGATCAACCAATACGCCTCTGTTGCATTCATTCGTCCACTCAGAAGACGACAAGCGGGAAATGGAAGACATGTCG GTTTTGCGACGTCTCGGTGAACCGGAGGAGATAGGTCACGTGTGCTTGTTCCTTGCCACTGACGCCACATTTGTAATAG GCCAGGAAATCCATAGCACGGGCGGAATGGGCGTTGGCGAGCTTTACCAGTATAGGAAGTGA